The Mya arenaria isolate MELC-2E11 chromosome 16, ASM2691426v1 genome includes a window with the following:
- the LOC128222360 gene encoding putative nuclease HARBI1, with translation MSRRKESFRMDPVLYLPFPPLFLVVLIGVVILCVFLWLRSPGPSSTKNEETIRMDPVLYLPFLPLFLVVIVGVVTVCVFIRIRPPGPPSTENEETIRQTQQKEKEIEDRTRERADLLDTIRARDREIQKAREKERNLRMKIEKLEEEYDRMKLEELAIRMDDDRKKHVVEMEEYTVKAVQVSFTNDGVAFLEDILNDDIKRETHRNRALSVRQMVLITLRFLATGPFFSVVGDSMGYHKSTVSRVVTHVTEIICKSMKRFIVWPSDEEKNRVKSGFFTSAGFPHVVGCVDGTHIRIQALSVDEPAYVNRKGYHSINMQAVCDHEGLFTSVNASWPGSCHDSHVFRTSGLCNRLQRDNQCLEDGVLLGDSGYPLRPFLMTPFMNADTPAKERYQLAHTRTRVCIERAFGRLKRRFHVLQSEIRLSPDKACRIATACAILHNVAVMFNMPEVDDVDVIQNIDNNVQDDVE, from the exons ATGAGTCGTCGTAAAGAAAGTTTCag GATGGATCCAGTGCTATATCTCCCTTTCCCACCTTTATTCCTTGTTGTCCTGATTGGCGTTGTGATTTTGTGTGTTTTCCTTTGGTTACGGTCACCTGGACCATCTTCCACCAAAAATGAAGAAACCATAAG AATGGATCCAGTGCTATATCTCCCTTTCTTACCTTTATTCCTTGTTGTCATTGTTGGCGTTGTGACTGTGTGTGTTTTCATTCGGATACGACCACCTGGTCCACCTTCCACCGAAAATGAAGAAACCATAAG ACAAACACAACAAAAGGAGAAAGAGATTGAGGATCGTACAAGGGAAAGAGCTGACCTTTTAGATACGATTCGTGCTCGGGACAGAGAAATACAGAAAGCTAG GGAAAAGGAAAGAAACCTgcgaatgaaaattgagaaacTGGAGGAGGAATATGATCGAATGAA ACTGGAGGAACTTGCAATAAGGATGGATGATGACCGAAAAAA ACATGTGGTGGAAATGGAAGAGTACACGGTCAAAGCTGTCCAA GTATCGTTTACAAATGATGGCGTAGCATTTTTGGAGGACATCTTGAATGATGACATAAAAAGAGAAACTCACCGGAACAGGGCCCTCAGTGTGCGACAGATGGTTCTTATAACCCTTCGGTTCCTCGCCACAGGGCCGTTTTTCAGTGTTGTAGGAGACAGCATGGGTTACCACAAATCAACAGTTTCTCGTGTGGTAACCCACGTGACGGAGATTATTTGCAAAAGCATGAAACGATTCATTGTATGGCCTTCCGACGAAGAGAAGAACAGAGTGAAGAGCGGATTTTTCACATCGGCAGGCTTCCCTCACGTAGTGGGGTGCGTTGACGGGACACACATCCGTATCCAGGCCCTTTCTGTTGATGAGCCAGCTTATGTCAACCGAAAAGGCTATCATAGTATCAACATGCAGGCAGTTTGCGATCATGAag GATTGTTCACAAGTGTCAACGCCAGTTGGCCGGGCTCGTGCCATGATTCACACGTGTTCAGGACATCAGGGCTGTGCAACAGGCTACAACGAGACAATCAATGTCTGGAAGATGGGGTGCTTCTTGGAGATAGTGG GTATCCTTTACGGCCATTCCTCATGACGCCGTTTATGAACGCTGACACTCCTGCCAAGGAGAGGTACCAGCTAGCCCATACTAGAACCCGGGTTTGCATAGAAAGGGCCTTTGGTAGGCTCAAGCGGCGCTTCCACGTGCTGCAAAGTGAG atcagACTAAGTCCAGACAAGGCCTGTCGCATAGCTACAGCCTGTGCAATTTTACATAATGTAGCAGTCATGTTTAATATGCCAGAGGTAGATGATGTAGATGTCatacaaaacattgataataatgTGCAGGATGATGTTG AATAA